Proteins found in one Arachis stenosperma cultivar V10309 chromosome 8, arast.V10309.gnm1.PFL2, whole genome shotgun sequence genomic segment:
- the LOC130943889 gene encoding inactive TPR repeat-containing thioredoxin TTL3-like, whose amino-acid sequence MSKAIHQPGLDSVCCDRTMNKPDSTNLDLRPSPLKLTTTSGARTKNPPRAPTNPANFSGDLAGAHDAVRSVPAPPRSSKPGHRRTVSAGAPLIYSGGSSNTSPNLSPGGNIFPAGKSPKPVALPTRGPSRPDVLGSGAVNYGRGSIVRGGGGAKHGNSTNGCCDAEELKRLGNEFYRNGNFVDALAMYDRAVAVSPGNAACRSNRAAALTALGRLGEAAKECDEAVSLDPGYARAHKRLASLYLRFGQVENSQLHLSLSGLKVDQYEEQTLMFLEKHLNRCEDARKVGDWKSVLRETEAAIAVGADFSPQLVACKAEAYLKLHLFEDAESTLSNIPKVEGCPLAYSQTKFFGMLGEAYVPFVSAQVEMALGRFETAVAAAEKASLLDHSNVEVARIVNTVKMVARARSRGNDLFSSGKFSQACSAYGEGLKYDCFNYVLYCNRAICWSKLGLWEQSVQDCNQALLIQPNYTKALFRRAASNAKLERWAEVVKDYETLRCELPEDSEVAEFLRQAKLALEKSREAVYATKFGVEVEEILALDKFKAAIASAGVSVVHFKVASNELCEEISPFVNTLCVRYPSVKFIRVDVEECLSIAKAENIRIVPTFKIYKNGVKVKEMIRPIHQLLEDSVRKNSSL is encoded by the exons atgtcTAAGGCTATACACCAACCGGGTTTAGATTCTGTGTGTTGCGACCGCACCATGAACAAGCCTGATTCCACCAACCTCGATCTACGACCTTCCCCTCTCAAACTCACCACCACCTCCGGAGCCAGAACCAAGAATCCACCCCGTGCCCCTACTAACCCAGCCAACTTCTCCGGCGACCTCGCCGGAGCACACGACGCCGTCCGATCCGTCCCGGCGCCCCCGAGGAGCTCCAAACCAGGTCACCGGAGAACTGTTTCCGCCGGAGCTCCGCTAATCTACTCCGGAGGAAGCTCAAACACCAGCCCGAACCTTTCTCCCGGCGGGAACATCTTCCCTGCCGGAAAATCTCCCAAACCAGTTGCTCTACCCACGCGCGGGCCGAGCCGGCCAGATGTTCTCGGCTCCGGCGCCGTGAACTATGGCCGCGGCAGCATCGTGCGAGGTGGTGGGGGCGCCAAGCATGGGAACAGCACCAACGGTTGTTGTGATGCTGAAGAATTGAAGAGGTTAGGGAATGAGTTTTATAGGAATGGGAACTTCGTGGATGCTCTGGCAATGTATGATCGTGCTGTTGCGGTGTCACCGGGCAATGCGGCGTGCCGGAGTAACCGTGCCGCGGCGCTTACAGCGTTGGGGAGGCTGGGAGAGGCCGCAAAGGAGTGTGATGAGGCTGTGAGTTTGGACCCTGGTTATGCCAGGGCGCATAAGAGGCTTGCTTCTCTATATTTGCG CTTTGGGCAGGTAGAAAACTCACAGCTTCACCTCTCTCTATCTGGGCTAAAAGTGGATCAATATGAAGAGCAAACACTGATGTTCTTAGAGAAGCATCTAAACCGATGTGAAGATGCACGAAAGGTTGGTGATTGGAAGAGCGTACTTAGGGAAACAGAGGCGGCCATTGCGGTTGGAGCAGACTTCTCACCTCAG CTTGTTGCTTGTAAAGCAGAAGCTTATTTGAAGCttcatctgtttgaggatgcgGAATCCACACTTTCAAACATTCCCAAGGTGGAAGGTTGTCCCCTGGCCTACTCTCAAACCAAGTTTTTTGGCATGCTTGGTGAAGCCTACGTGCCTTTTGTCTCTGCACAGGTTGAGATGGCCTTGGGAAG GTTTGAGACTGCTGTTGCTGCAGCAGAAAAGGCTAGCCTGTTAGATCACAGTAATGTTGAAGTTGCCAGGATTGTTAATACTGTAAAAATGGTTGCAAGAGCTCGATCAAGGGGCAATGATCTTTTCAGCTCTGGCAAGTTCTCTCAAGCGTGTTCTGCTTATGGCGAAGGCCTCAAATATGACTGTTTCAACTATGTTCTATATTGCAATAGAGCTATTTGTTGGTCTAAACTTGGACTATGGGAACAATCTGTTCAAGATTGCAACCAAGCTCTTCTCATTCAACCAAATTACACCAAGGCACTTTTCCGCAGAGCTGCATCAAATGCAAAG CTTGAAAGATGGGCGGAAGTTGTTAAAGATTACGAGACTTTAAGGTGTGAACTCCCCGAAGACAGTGAAGTTGCTGAATTTCTTCGCCAGGCTAAACTAGCATTGGAAAAATCTCGTGAAGCGGTATATGCTACCAAGTTTGGAGTTGAAGTCGAAGAAATCTTGGCACTAGATAAATTCAAGGCAGCTATTGCTTCTGCTG GTGTTTCGGTTGTTCATTTCAAAGTGGCATCAAATGAACTATGTGAAGAAATATCTCCATTCGTAAATACATTGTGTGTTAGATATCCATCTGTCAAGTTTATTAGG GTGGATGTTGAAGAGTGTCTATCAATAGCAAAAGCTGAAAACATTAGAATTGTTCCAActttcaaaatatataaaaatggGGTGAAGGTGAAGGAAATGATCCGGCCAATCCACCAGTTGTTAGAGGACTCAGTAAGGAAAAATAGTAGTCTCTAA
- the LOC130945885 gene encoding uncharacterized protein At5g01610-like translates to MADNKEGGIVKKGDEEGLKMAVSLLQEYELPAGLLPLQDVVEVGYVKSTGYMWIVQKKKVEHEFKMVKKLVSYDSEITGFISKKKIKKLKGVKAKELMLWPPVSEISVDDPPTGKIHFKSLAGITKTFPVEAFAAGQ, encoded by the coding sequence ATGGCTGATAATAAGGAAGGAGGGATTGTGAAGAAGGGCGACGAGGAAGGCCTAAAGATGGCCGTTTCGTTGCTGCAAGAGTATGAACTTCCGGCAGGGCTTCTCCCACTTCAAGATGTGGTGGAAGTAGGGTATGTGAAGAGCACAGGGTACATGTGGATAGTGCAGAAGAAGAAGGTGGAGCATGAGTTCAAGATGGTGAAGAAGCTAGTGAGCTATGACTCAGAGATCACAGGGTTCATATCAAAGAAGAAGATCAAGAAACTCAAGGGTGTGAAGGCCAAGGAGCTTATGCTGTGGCCACCAGTGAGTGAGATCAGTGTTGATGATCCACCAACTGGGAAGATCCACTTCAAGAGCCTTGCCGGAATCACCAAGACTTTCCCGGTTGAGGCCTTTGCCGCCGGCCAGTAA